In candidate division WOR-3 bacterium, the genomic stretch GGCGATGAAGTTGAAGTTCTTCCCCAAAAGCGAAAAGTCAAAATTAGAAGAATTGAAGTCCATAATAAACCAGTAGATGAAGTCAGCACAGGTTTTCGGGCGGCAATCAATCTTATTGGTGTGGAAAAAGACGAGATTAACCGCGGGGATGTCTTAAGCCAAATCGGTTTTTTCCATCCTTCACTATTTCTCAATGCGTCGCTCTATCTTCTGCCTAATGCCGAAAGACCATTAAAAAACTTTGAACGAGTAAGAATTCATTTAGGCACTAAAGAAGTTTTAGGTCGGGTAGTTATTTTAGGTAAAAAAGAGATTTCAGCAAAACTACCCCTTTCCGAGAAAACAAATACTCAAGGCACGGATATGACAAAAAGGATACTTTTACCTAAAGAAAAGGCATTGGTTCAGTTTCGATTGGAAGAACCAGTAGTAACAAATATCAATGACCGATATGTCATCCGAACCTATTCGCCCCAAACGACCATCGGTGGCGGTATAATTCTTGACCCTAAAGCAACTAAAGTCAAAGGATATGACGAAGAACTGCTAACTCATTTAGCCCGCACCGAATCAGGTGAACCTATTGATTTAGTTGAAGAAGATTTATTATGCAATTTTCAAATAGCCAAAAAGCCGACAGAAATTGCTCAAGATATAAATCTACCGGTTAACGAAGTTATAGAATTATTAAAACAACTCGTGCAACAGAAAAAAGTGCTCTGTTTAGATGAAAATAGAGCGTTGAATTACCATTCCCAAAACTTATTTTATCATTCCCAAAATGCCGAAAAATTGCAACAACAAATAATTGAGAAAATAAAAGAATACCATCAGCAAAACCCCACAAGCATTGGCATAACTCCATTAGCATTATTAAAGACAGTGAGTGTCGGATTAGATAAAATACTTTTAGATTGGGCAATAGACCAATTACAGACCCAAGGAAAAATTCAGGTCTCTTCAGAACAGAAAATTCGTCTATCCGATTTCAAAATGGTGGTGGAAAAAAATATTGCCGAATATGTCGAAAAAATTGAAAAACTACTCTTATCTTGTGGATATGAACCGCTCACATTTAGTGAAATAAAAAGCAAAATTAGCGGAAAAGAGACCGAAATAAAACAAAGTTATCAATATCTACTTGACCAAAAGATTTTAATAAACATTGGCGAAGGGCTAGTCTTACATCAAAAATATATAAAACAAGCCGAAATAATATTGGTTGATTTCTTAAAGAAAAATGGTTCAATCCGAGTATCCCAATTTAGAGATTTACTCAAAGCCAGCCGAAGAACCGCTTTGCCACTACTAATCTTTTTTGACAACAAAGGCATCACAATCCGAAAAGATGATATAAGAGTGCTGTCAAAAAAATTTAAAGATTAAATTCATACAGAGAGACTAAAAATATTAAGTCTTGTAACAGCCGATGGCGACAGTAAAACTAAACCCAGAAATATTTTTGCTTAATTTTTATGATCTGGTTTTTGATTTCAATTAAAATGAAGAGGACCGCTATTTAATTTTTATATTAAATCAATGGCGGAGGCGTGTAGGAATCGAACCTACCGTTCTTCTTTCGAAGAACACCTGGATTTGAAGTCCAGTAGGCACACCAGCACCTATCCGCCTCCAATAGTTCCATATAAAATATAATAAAATTTTAGAGAATACGCAAGTAAAATTAAAAAAGGCAGTGTCAAGCTTTTAATGTGGTTTCTCTTTACTTCCATAAAGACTTGTCTTATATTGTTGGTTTAGCATATTGACAGGAAGGTTTAATTTTTTATATAATTAATTTATGGAAGGATAGGTCGGGCGGTCGCTCTAATTCTTACGATTGTAAGAGTTAGGGAGGAAAGTCCGAACTCATCCAGACAAAGTGCTTGCTAACCGCAAGACATGGTTTTTGTGAAAAAACCATGATGGAAAGTGTCACAGAAACAATACCGCCCAACACGGGTACGCCCGAATTGGACTATCCCGCTTTGGGTAAGGGTGAAAAAGTGCGGTAAGAGCGCACTGTTCTGGCTGGTGACAACCAGAACGGACAAACCCCACTTTGAGCAAGACCAAGCAGGAGTTGTGAGATGTCTGGCTCAAAAACTCCAGGTAGGTCGCTATGAGTCTTTTAGCAATAAAAGACCAAGACAAATGACCGCTTAAACAGAATTCGGCTTACGAACCTATCCTTCCATTACTTCGATTTATTTCTTACTCTCAAAGGGTGTTAAAGCGATATTAAATCCATAGATAATTTTATTGTTTTCGTAAAAGTGATAGTGGAATTAAGAGCTTTAGGCAAAGAATTGGGGTAAAGTTAGAGTTGACTATTTCTGTATTTTAATTAAACTGAAACTATAGTGATATCTGAATTTTAGATTGTGACGAAATGTTCAAAGCATTCTGGTTTTATATAGTCTAATCCAATAGCACTTATGAGAAAATGAATTTAGTAAGATGTTTTTGGTATCGTTTAATAAACCAGCGATTTATCCGAATTTGGTTTTTGAGTTATGAGTAACTGTAATGAATTTTTAGATATTAAGGGTGTGGTCTTAGCCGGTGGATTGGGGACTCGTCTTCAGCCCCTTACTCGTGTAACCAATAAACATCTCCTGCCAGTCTATGACCAACCAATGATTTTTTTCCCTATTCAAAAATTAGTCCAAGCCGATATTAAAGATATTCTTATTGTTACAGGTGGTAATAGCGCAGGTGATTTTCTAAAACTGCTGGGAAATGGCAAGGATTTTGGTTTGAAGCGTCTCCATTATACTTATCAAGAAGGTGAAGGTGGTATTGCTGAAGCCTTAGGCTTGGCTGAAGAATTTGCTGAAGGTAAACGCGTCGTCGTAATTTTGGGTGATAATATCTTTGAAGATGATTTGACCCCTTATGTTAAATCGTATCTGAAACAAAAAAGTGGTGCCAAAATTTTACTAAAAGAAGTTCCTTATCCGGAACGATTCGGCGTTGCAGAAATTCAAGACAATCGTATTGTCCGAATTGTGGAGAAACCGAAAAATCCGCCATCTAATTTTGCTGTGACTGGAATTTATATGTATGACCAAGAAGTGTTCTCGGTTATTAAGACCTTAAAACCATCAGAACGCGGGGAACTGGAAATTACTGATGTCAATAATTATTATCTTCAACAGAATAGATTGACCTACGATATCTTGCCTGGTTGGTGGGCTGATGCCGGCACTTCGTTCTCGGCTTATTATCGAGCGATTTCTTTAGTGCGCGAACTTCGTATGAAGGTATCAATGGGCAAAGAGTAATGACTAATGTTCCCAATCAATTGATTAATGCTTAATTCGAAAGATAAGTTTGTTGTTTGGAAAACAATTTGAGCATTGTGAGTAGTGATTAATATTTTTGTGGTGTTGGTTAATGTCTAATGCGAAAGCCCAATGCGTAATGTCTAATGTCTCAACCCCATTGCCTAATGTCTAATCTGAAAGGTAAGTTTGTTGTTCTGATTGATGGTCATTCTTTGGTCTATCGCTCGTATTATGCTTTTATCCGTAATCCGTTACGAACTTCCAAAGGTCAAAATACTTCAGCAGTTTTCGGTTTTGTTAATTCGCTAAAAAAGTTATTAAATAACTTCTCGCCTCAATATTTAGCAGTTGCTTTTGAAGCCGGCAGAGAAACTTTTCGTCATCGTCTGTATCAAGATTATAAGGCAGAACGACCAGAAACTCCTAATGACCTTGCTTCGCAATTGCCGATTATTGAAGAGATAATTTCGGCTTATGGCATAAAAGTTCTGAAAAAGGAAGGTTAT encodes the following:
- the selB gene encoding selenocysteine-specific translation elongation factor, with the translated sequence MSNTKKRHIVIGTAGHIDHGKSALIKALTGVDPDRLKEEKERGMTTDLGFVFYGDNATLIDVPGHEKFVRHMVAGASTIDIVLLVIAADDGIMPQTREHLEILKLLGIKKGVVVITKKDLVSTERLQIVIEEIKNLVKDSFLKKAPVIAVSNVTKEGINELKSLLDRLIAETESKIDQGIFRMPIDRCFTIKGFGTVVAGTVLSGKIKVGDEVEVLPQKRKVKIRRIEVHNKPVDEVSTGFRAAINLIGVEKDEINRGDVLSQIGFFHPSLFLNASLYLLPNAERPLKNFERVRIHLGTKEVLGRVVILGKKEISAKLPLSEKTNTQGTDMTKRILLPKEKALVQFRLEEPVVTNINDRYVIRTYSPQTTIGGGIILDPKATKVKGYDEELLTHLARTESGEPIDLVEEDLLCNFQIAKKPTEIAQDINLPVNEVIELLKQLVQQKKVLCLDENRALNYHSQNLFYHSQNAEKLQQQIIEKIKEYHQQNPTSIGITPLALLKTVSVGLDKILLDWAIDQLQTQGKIQVSSEQKIRLSDFKMVVEKNIAEYVEKIEKLLLSCGYEPLTFSEIKSKISGKETEIKQSYQYLLDQKILINIGEGLVLHQKYIKQAEIILVDFLKKNGSIRVSQFRDLLKASRRTALPLLIFFDNKGITIRKDDIRVLSKKFKD
- a CDS encoding sugar phosphate nucleotidyltransferase, encoding MKGVVLAGGLGTRLQPLTRVTNKHLLPVYDQPMIFFPIQKLVQADIKDILIVTGGNSAGDFLKLLGNGKDFGLKRLHYTYQEGEGGIAEALGLAEEFAEGKRVVVILGDNIFEDDLTPYVKSYLKQKSGAKILLKEVPYPERFGVAEIQDNRIVRIVEKPKNPPSNFAVTGIYMYDQEVFSVIKTLKPSERGELEITDVNNYYLQQNRLTYDILPGWWADAGTSFSAYYRAISLVRELRMKVSMGKE